The following nucleotide sequence is from Nautilia sp. PV-1.
GGAAGAGATATTCCCACTTCTATAACCGTGGTTGTAATGAGTATTTTCCCTTTTTGCCTGAATTCGACAAGTATGTCTTCTTTGTTTTTGTCTTTGCCGTGCGTAATATATACTCCGTCAAAATATTTAAGCCAGAATTCTTTTCCTTCTTCTATACTCTGATAACTGAAATTTTCAGATTCTTCGACCAAAGGATATACAACCACAACCTGGTTTCCTTTTGCCGTTTCGTTTTGAATATGGGCTATTAAATTTTTAAAGTCTTCTTTTGATATTATTCGGGTGTCAATGTCTTTTTTAAAAGGCAGCTCTTTTATAAGACTCACATTTACGAAACTGCTCATTATAAGAGCCTGCGTTCTTGGAATAGGTGTGGCGCTGAACTGAAAATAATGAGGAACCGTGTCTGCTGCGGAAGTCAGTTTTTCCAGGCTGGCTCTTTGATTGGTTCCGAATCTGTGCTGTTCATCCACCATTACTACATTTACCTTAGGCAGGTTTTGATAAAGTAAAGCGTGTGTTCCGATTAATAAATTTGCATTTTTTAAATCATTTGGAGTGAATTTACTCTTTTGTGTTACAAGTACGGTTTTAAATGATTTTCCGTTTTTTATTTTCCATTTTCCGTTTAAATATTTGTCAGCTTCTTCGTATATCTGATTTGCCAATATGGAAGTAGGGCACATTATTATTGATTTTTCAGCCATATACGCCGTTGCAAGCATAACAACCGTTTTACCGCTTCCGACGTCTCCTATTACCACGCGTCTTGCCTGTGTGGGCTTAGATATGTCGTTTTTTATGTCGTTTATTACTTTTAACTGGTCGCCGGTAAGTTTAAAGGGAAGTGATTTTATAAAAGGCTCTGGATCTGCTCTCAGACCGATAGAGGGAAGAACTGTTTTTTTATTTTTCAGTTTGTTTAAATAATTAAAAATTTCTGCCCATTTTAGAGCATACATCAGTTTTTGTTCCTGAATATGCTCCTGAGTCTGGGGAAAGTGCATAAAAAACAGTGTTTTGGCGATGTTTTCTGGAAGAATGGAAAGGTTTTCCATTGTGACGTATCTTTTTATAAGAGCTCTCAGGCTTCTTATATTGAGATTTGTTTTATATACGGGCGTTATTTCGTTTATTCTCGTTATCGGTTTTGGCTGGACGATTTGGTGGTTTTTGATTTCCCCTCTTATATATACGGTGCTGCCTGCTTTAAAAACGGACTCATGCCATTTTTTAAACTGAAAAAAGACACCCCATATAATCTGATTGACATTTTTGAGATAAAATTTTATTCTTGTTACTTTCGGAGATTTCTTAACTTCTAAAATTTCAGCTTCAAAAGCCTGGGGAGAAGACATAATATATGGATACAGGTGGTTGTCTTCATATTCTTTCGGTTTTATAAGAGCCAGTTCAAGAGGAGATTTGACTCCTATTTTTTTAAGTTTTTCCAGATCTTCTCTGGTCATTTTATTCTTTCGTTACTATTGAGAAGGTGATATCTTTAATCTCAGGATGTCTGCTGATAAAAGAATTAACTTCTTCTAATGATGTGTTTTTTATAAGATCAAGTTCTTTGTCATAGTAATTTTCAGGAAGATTAAGATAAATTTCATTAAATTTTTTAAGCAGTCTTTGATTTAGCGTTTCGCTTCTTAAAGGTTCGCTTCCTATAAGGAACTGTTTTGCCTGTGTAAGTTCTTCGGATGTGATTCCGTTTTCATAAAAGTCGTTTATCATTTCTTTGACTATTTTGATTGAATCTTCCGTATTTTCAATTTTAGTCTGAAGATAACCGTTTAAAAGCTTATATGATTTTTTAAATACGTTATTTGTATACGCGCTGTAGGCATAACCTCTTTTAACTCTTATTTCTTCCATCATTCTGCTGCCGAAACCTCCGGCTCCCAGAATAAAGGTTGCTATTTTCGCCAGATAAAGCTCTTTATTGTAATCCGCGTCAAAATTGGAAGCAAAATGAATGTAGCTCTGTTCCACATTTTTATATACCTGAATATCATCCGATTTTTTAGCCTTAAAAAAAAGATGGCTGTTTTTTTGCGGTTTAAAAAGGGCGGTGAGTCCGTCAAGGTTCAGATCTTTGCCTCCGTTGATTATAATATATTCTTTTTTAAACAGCGATTTGTAAAAATCTTTTACTTTGTCTAAAGTTATGTTTTCGGTGTTTTCTCCCATCACCGGATATGAAGCGGGAGTGTTTTTAAAAATTTCTTTATGAAGATTAACGGCCGCAATATAATCGTTGTCGTTTTTTTTATTCTGAATTTTTGCATTAATCTCTTTTTTTGACTTTTCAAATGCCTCTTCGTTTAAATTAGGATATTGCAGCAGTTCAAGGAGAAAACCAAGCGCTTTTTTTTCTTTTTCGTTTAAAAATTTTAACGATACGGTGAGAAATTCTTTATTAACGCTTACATTCAGCGTTATTGCGTCCTGTTCCAAGTCGTTGTAAAATTTTTCTTTTTTTGCAGTAGTGCCTTTTGTATTAAGCATATGTGATAAAAAATATGCCACACCTTCATCCGCATAAATGCTTCCGGAATGCTGAAACACTATTTCCAGTACCGTTCTTCCTAGGTTGTCTTTTTCAAAAATTATCATATTTCTCCTTTATGATTCTTGTGTTAATGAGGGCTGTTTAATAAAATAGTTGCGGAATTTTCAAGAATAATGGCTTTTTTAATGGCTTCTTTGATGTCTCTTGCTATGATATATACGCCGAAACCTCTGATTATTACTATATTTTTATCCCTGAGATTTTTGGAAATAATAAAATCTTTGTTTTCTTCCCATTTCTGGACATCGTCTATTTCTATGATTTTAACTTTGTCCAATATCTGTCTACCTAAATAATCAATAGGTTTGAAATATGTGTGTTCTAGCGAGTATGTTATTATGTTCAGAGGAAATACGTTTAAAATTGTTTTAGCGTAAGAGATGTCTTTATAAATTCTTGCATGGATGTTAATATCCGCAGACGTTTCTTTCCATGACAGATCTTTTTTGTTTATATGTACGATTTTACAGAAATCTTCTTCGTAAATGGATTTATGATGATTGTTTATAATCATTTTATCGTTCTCAAGCTTTAAGGAAATACTTCCTATGCCTAAATTCATCATGTTTTTTTCATACAATATTTTAGCTGTTAATTTATATTCGTCTAATATGGTCGAAACTACCAAGTTTAGCCTTTTTTGCTATAATTATACTATAATTAAACTTAAAATGGAGAAATGAAAATTGATTATTAAAAACAGCGAAAAACTAAAATCCGACGCTTCTTTAGATGCCGGTAACGAATTAAACATACCTCACATACCTGTACTTTTAAATGAAACACTCGAACTATTTGACGATATGCCTAAAAACGGATATTTTATAGACTGTACTTTAGGTTTTGGGGGACACAGCGAAGCGATACTTGAAAAGTTCCCAGAAATAAAGCTTATCGGAATAGATCAGGATGCGGAAGCTATGAATTTTGCAAAAAAAAGACTCTCAAAATTTTCAGACAGGGTTGAATTTATCAATAAAAGAGCTTCAGAAGCATTAAAAGAGCTTCCTAAAGATCTGCCTGTAGCGGGGATTTTGGCCGATATAGGAGTCAGCAGCTATCAGCTTGACAATCCGGAGAGGGGATTTACTTTTGAAAGCGATGAGCTTGATATGAGAATGAACAAAAATCAGGAGCTCAGCGCCAGGGAAGTTCTTAATTATTATTCCAGAGAGGATCTTGAGAGAATTTTCAGGGATTACGGAGAGTGCAGAAGATATAAAAAAGTGGCAAACGCAATAATTTCCAAAAGACCTATTAAATCAAACAGGGAATTTGCCGATATATTAGGACATATAGGCCTGAAAGACAAAAAAGCTTTGGCAAAAGTTTTTCAAGCGGTCAGAATAGAAGTAAATAACGAATTGAATGAATTGGAAAAAATTCTTGAAAATTCCGAATTTTTAGCCAAAAACGGCACTATTTTAGGTATAATAACCTTCCATTCGCTTGAAGACAGAATTGTTAAAAACAGATTCAAGCAGTGGTCGAAAAAATGTATATGCCCGCCGGAGGCTATAAAATGCGAATGCGGCGGAAATCATCAGCTTGGAAAAATATTAACAAAAAAACCTCTTACTGCTTCAAAAGAGGAACTGAAAACCAATCCGAGAAGCAGAAGCGCAAAACTCAGGGGGTTTAAATTTATCAGGGGATAGGGATGAATGCAGAAATAAACGCAAAAGAAAAAACGGAACTTTTAGACAATATAGAAGATTATATAGTTCAGGAGAGTCTTTCTTCTACAATTATCAGAAATCTTATTCTTACAATTGTATTTTCTCTTACGATTTTGTTTCCTAAAATTTATATATCTTCGGAAATATATTTAAAATCAGTCAAAATCAATAAACTTCTAAACGAATATTATTCACTTAAAGCGGAAAATTCTCTTTTGGCATCTAAAATAGAAAAAATTAAATTCAAAAACAGAATGGAAAAACTTACTTTTTAATATTTTTTATTAACTCCATCTTAATTAATTTTTGCTACAATTTCCGCAAAAAAGAGGATATATGAAGAGATTTATAGAATTTTTTATTAAAAATGCGGTATTTACGCATGTTCTTTTTTTAATTGTGATTATATCTTCTATTTTGGCTTACAGAAACGTAGCAAAAGAGCTTTTTCCTCCCGCAACGCTTGATAAGATCCTTATACAGGGCGGATATCCCGGCGCCAGTCCTGAAACTCTTGATAAAATGGCGGTTACGCAGATAGAAGACGATCTGAAAAGCTATCAGGAAGTTTCATCCGTTGAAAGCGTTATCAGAAACGGAAGTTTTACAATAACCGTAAATTTAAAACCGGGAGCAAATAAACTGGAGCTCCTGAGCGAATTTAAAACAATAACATCAAACTTAAAAAAAGACCTTCCAAGCGATATGAGCGAACCGAGTGTCACTATTGCAAAAAAAGCTTTTCCTCTGATGTTTATATCCGTAGCGAGCAACGTTTTAAACAAAGACCAGCTGCTTAAAGACGCCGACAACGTTAAAAAAATTCTTTCTCAGATTAAAGACCTTACGCAGATTGATATTCGTGGTGACAGTGACAAAAATATATATTTTAAACTTGATAATCAGAAAATAGAAAGTCTGGGTATAAATAAATCCCAGCTTATAAATGTTCTTTCTCAGGTTTCCACTATATTTCCGGTCGGAAAAATAGAAGGCAAAAAACACTATTTTATTTCAATGTATCCGAAAAACCTTGAACAGTTTAAGAATATGATAATTACTGTAGGAAACGTAAAAGTCAGATTAAAAGATATAGCTGATATAAAAAAAGAGTATGCCACTCCTACACAGATTGGCAAATACGACGGAATTCCAAATATTACTATTGATGTCAGAAAAGGCGAAAGCGGAGACGCGATTGCTATCAGTCAAAAAATCAGACAGATTCTTAAAAAATATCATGAAAAACATCCGGAAGTAACTTTCGGTATTTCAACCGATACCAGCAAATGGGTTAGAAACAGGTTCAATACGGTTGTCAGCAATATCATATTCGGGCTGATACTGGTGTTTTTTGTTATGTGGATTTTTCTTAACTGGAGAATATCCCTGGTCGTTACGATGGGAATTCCCACTTCTTTCGCGATAGCAATGATTTATCTGGATTATGCGAATCTGTCTTTAAACCTCCTTTCAATGCTCGGTGCTCTTATAGCTCTTGGTATGATAGTCGACGAGGCTATAGTAGTGGGCGAGAATATCTACCGCCATATGCAGATGGGAAAAGACAAAGTAACCGCTGCCATTGAAGGGACTTCGGAAGTTTTCTGGCCGGTTATGGCTTCATCAACTACTACTATTTTGGCTTTTATGCCTATGCTTTTGATAAAAGGCGAAATAGGCGTTTTTATGAAAATACTGCCGATAATGATTACCGTTTTGATTCTTTCTTCATTATTTGAAGCATTTGTGTTTCTGCCGCTGCATTCAAAAGAGATATTAAAAGTTGAAAAAAGTTCAAAAGACCGTTTTTGGAATAAGTTTTCCGCACTCTATAAAAAAATGCTTACTTTCTTTTTCAAAATAAGATATGTCGCGTTAATGTTTTTTTTAATATTCGTTCCTGTATTAATCGGTATAGGTATGAAACATTCAAAATTTCAGCTGTTTCCGACTTTTGACGCAAGTCAGATTTATGTAAACGGAAAATTTGAAAGCAATTACACAATAACCCAGACCGCAGCGGCGATTAAAAAAATCGAAAACGACCTTAAAAAATATCTGGGTAAAGACGTGGAAGGTTTTACTACCGTTGTGGGTATGCAGATGAACAATAAAGGAGAAGCAAATATAGGTGCAAACTACTTTCATATTTTTGTCGATTTAAACGATAAAAAACCTACCGATTTTTATAATAAATATATTGCTCCGATATTTAAACCCATCAAAGTGAAAAACCAGATCAGGACACATACCGCTCAACAGCTGGCACAGATGTTTAAAAAAGATTTTTCTCATATAAAAATACCTGGAATGGTCGAGCTTAACGTAATAGTGCCTCAGGCGGGTATTGTCAAAAGCGATATAGTAATAAGTATCGGTGGCAAGTCTCAAGAAGAAATAATAAAAGCTATCAAAAAACTTGAAAACGTTATGAAAAAGATAAAAGGCGTTTATAACATATATGACGATGCTGAACTGGGGGCTGATGAGTTAAAACTGAAAATCAATCCTTACGGACAGAAACTCGGCTTTACGCAGGTGAGCCTGTTTAACGAGCTTAGAGGCTTTTTCGGCGAAGCGGAATATGATAAAACGTTTGATAAAGACGGCATCGTAAAAATTATTTTAAAAGACAAAAACAAAGACTCTTATAATGAACTTAAAAATTTCAGAGTTACGGTTCCCGGAACAAATCAGTATATCGAACTTGATAAAGTCTGCGATTTTGTAATAACCAGAGCTTTTAAAAAAATACACAAATACAACGGTATTGCCGCAAAAACCGTATACGGTTCGTTAAACAAAAAAATCATTACAACTGCAGATTTTTATAAAAAAGTAGACCCGCTGCTCAAAGAGTTTAAAAAAGAAGGGCTTACCGTATTGATAGGGGGAGCCGCCAAAACCAGCAAGGCGTTTATGAAAGATCTGGAAGAATCCTTAATAGTAGCTGTACTGTTAATATTCTTAGTTTTGGTGCTTATGTTTAATTCTGCGGTGCTGCCGTTTGTTATCATTTCCGTAATACCGTTGTCGTTTTTAGGTGTTATTGTCGGAAACATGATTATGGATATGAATATGACTATGCTTGGAATGATAGGAATTGTCGGTCTTGCAGGTGTTGTGGTTAATGACGGAATCGTTATGATAGATTTTATAAAAAGGGCAAGAAGCGTAAATGAGATACTGGAATTTGCTTCACATAGGCTTAGACCCGTTTTACTGACGTCTATTACTACGTTTTTCGGTCTTTTGACACTTATGTTTTTCCCAAGCGGCCAGTCTGCAATTTTGCAACCTCTTGCAATTGCATTAGGCTTCGGTCTGGCGTGGGGTACTGTGCTGAATCTGTTTTATCTGCCGATTTTTTATTATATTTTGAGACGGCGCAGACTTAAATGCAGTATGACGAGTTTGTGCTATGATATATTCAGCAAATTTAAAAGGAAATAATTGAAAGTTTATATTAAAACATTCGGCTGCAGGAGCAATACATACGACAGTGAAATAATGAAAAACACAATTCAGTCTGATATTGCGGCAAATGAGGATGAGGCTGATATTATTATAGTGAATTCATGCACGGTGACTAATTTTGCCGACAGGGATTTAAGACAGTATATTAATAAATGGCAGGATAAAAAAATAATTTTAACCGGATGTGCCGCTTATACTCAGGGTGAAGAGCTTTTTAACAGCGGTAGAGTCCAAAGCGTACTCGGACATAAATATAAAGAGGAAATTGACAGGTATCTTGATTTTAACGGAGTGAAACTAGGAAATTTCGATTTTGTAAACAAAAAAATCATTACTTCATTTTCAAAAACAAAAGCTTTTATAAAAATTCAGGAAGGATGCGATTTTGAGTGCGCATACTGTATAATTCCTAGTGTGCGGGGACATTCAAGAAGTCTTGACGAAAAAACAATTCTCAAACAGATAGAAACTCTTTCTCAAAACGGTATAAGCGAGTTTGTGTTAACGGGTATCAATATGGGCAGTTACGGCAAAGACACAGGCACCACGCTTGCCGATCTGGTAGAAAAAATTTCTAAAATCAGAGGCGTTAAAAGAATAAGACTCGGTAGTCTGGAGCCTAGCCAGTTAAATGACAAACTGATAGATTTGACCAAAAACGGCATACTGGAAAGACATCTTCATATTGCACTACAGCATACAAGCGACAGAATGCTGAGGATTATGAAAAGAAGAAACAGGGTAAAACAGACACTTGAGCTTTTTGAAAAACTTGCAGCAGAGAAAATCGCTCTGGGAACGGATTTTATTGTCGGACATCCGGGAGAAAGCGAAGAAATTTGGAATGAAGCCCTGGAGAATTTTAAAAAATACCCTCTGACACATATACATGTATTCAGATTCACTCCAAGAGACGGAACACATTCGGCTGAGCTTAAACAGGATGTAAGAGGGGACGTAGCTAAAAAACGTGCTAAAATTATAGAAGAAATAGTCAGAAAAAATAATTATAATTTCAGAATAGAAAATAAAGTTCCTTTGGTCGTCCACGTAGAAAATTATAAAAAAGGCTATTATGAAGGATATGACCAGTTTTATAATAAAATGCTGATTAAAAGCGGTCAGAATATTAAAGGCGGCTGGATAACTTTTGAAGAATATGACATAAAGGATGTAAATTATGCAAAAATCCAATAAAAACACGCTGATAGTGTCCGTAATAACGGGTATTATTATTGCGCTTCTTTTATTTGCTTCGTTAAAAGGCGACGGGCTTGATATAAAAACACTTATTAATCAGATAGTAGCCGTAATTATTGTATTCGGTTTTTTTATTCTGCTTGTTGTACTGCTCAGAAAAGCGGTTCCGGCTCAGCAACAGCCTCCTCAGCAGGTGCAGGTGCAGATGGATACCGGAATTGAAAAGGATTTCGTTATAAAACCCACTACTTCCGATGTTACTTTTGAAGACGTCGCGGGAATCAGCGAAGTAAAAGAAGAACTGGTAGAAATTGTTGATTTTTTAAAAAATCCGGACAAATACAAAGCATTCGGAATTGAACTGCCTAAAGGAGTGCTGCTTGTAGGGCCTCCTGGTGTAGGTAAGACGTTAATAGCTAAAGCTCTTGCCGGGGAGGCGGGTGTGCCGTTTTTTTATCAAAGCGGAAGCAGCTTTGTGCAGATGTACGTCGGTGTAGGCGCTAAAAGGGTGAGAGACCTGTTTACAAAAGCAAAAGCGACTGCTCCAAGTATAATTTTTATAGACGAAATAGACGCAATAGGAAAAAGCAGGGGAAATTTAAGAAACGATGAGAGGGAAGCCACTTTAAACCAGCTTTTAACAGAAATGGACGGTTTTGAAGGAAGCAGCGGTGTAATTGTAATCGGCGCCACTAACAAGGTTGAACTTTTGGATGAGGCTTTATTAAGACCCGGAAGATTTGACAGAAGGGTTTATGTAGAACTGCCGGGTCTTAACGACAGGGTTGAAATACTCAAAGTTCATCTTAAAAACAAACCGTTTAAAGGAAATTTGGAAAACATCGCAAAAATGACAGTCGGTTTCAGCGGGGCGGCGCTGGCCAGTCTTGTAAATGAAGCTAGCATATATGCTCTTAAACAGGGGAAACATTTTGTTGAAGAGGAGGATTTTTACGCCGTTAAAGACAAAGTTTTGGTAGGTAAAAAACGACTTCAGACATATAACCCTAAAGAAAAAGAGATACTAAGCTATTATCAGGCGTGTAAAGCTGTAATCGCTGAATGGTTGAGTGTTGATTTTGAAAGAATATCCCTTGTAAAAGACGATTTTAAAGAAGAAGACAAAGAAATAGTTTCAAAAACTGAAATGATGAATAAAATTCAGGTTTATCTTGCCGGCAGAGTGGGTGTTGAAGACCGTTTTAACGAAAAGTATTCAAACGCACATCTGGATTTAAAAAAAGCAAGGGAACTTGCTGTAAAAATGGTAAAAGATTATGCAATGGGAGAAAGTATCGTTTCTGACGAAAGCGAAATAGCCAACATCTTAAATGATGCTTTAAGCGAAGTAAAAGTGCTTTATGCTTCAAATATAAGAATGATTGAAGCGGTTTATCACGTACTTTTGGAAAAAGAAGTAATACATAAAGAAGATTTTGAAAAACTGAAAAATGAAATATTTTAACGGGTTTTGCCTAAAAGACGAATTTAAACTTTTTTCTGAATATATTGAAGACAATGCTTTTACCGTAGCGGGGTTTAGTTACGGAGCTCAAAAAGCGCTTACATATGCATTAAAAAAAAATGCCAGAATAGACAAACTGCAGCTTTTTTCTCCGGCATACTTTGAATACAGTGAAAAGATAATTGAATTAAACTTAAGAGCATTTAAAAACGACAAACGAAAATATATAGAAAATTTCTTGAAAAAAGCAGGATTTTTTAATGAAAAATATCTGGATTATGAGTGCGGCGAATCTGACTTATTAAATCTGTTTACTTTTGACTGGGAAATAATAAAAGAGTTAAACAATGTAAAAATAGAGATTTTTTTGGGAGAATTTGATAAAATCATCGCTTTAAAAAAGGCTGAAAAATTTTTTAAAAATTACGGTGACGTTTATATAATAAAAAAAGCAAATCATTTTTTAAGGAGTTAACTTGGAAGAACCCACGAGGCATATTTTTAAAGAATACTGGGATATTTTTGTAGGATTTAGTGCACTGCCGCTGGCAGTTGTTTTTCATTTACAGGGATTAAGCGTTATCGCTACTTTTTTTGCTGCAATCGGAATAGGCGCTTTGGCCGTTACAATATCCGAAATAGCGGAAATTCTTGCTGAGAGATTCGGTGAGCCTTTCGGAAGTCTGATACTTACGTTTAGTGCTGTCTTGGTTGAGATATTGATTTTATTTATGGTTGTGCTTGAGGCTAAAACCCATCCGGAAGTTGTTGAAACCGTAAAAAACGGTATTATAGCCACAGTAATAGTGGATTTAAACGCTCTGCTGGGAATAGCCGTTTTTGTTGGAGGGCTTAACTTTAAAGAACAGGTACACAATGAAGACACATCGGCTAGTTATACCACTATACTGTTTGTTGCCGCTGCTATGCTTTTGGTGCCTACAACTATTTCAATGCATTCCGATCAAAAAGCTTTATACAGCGCAAGTTTGATAATTGCCGCTCTTCTTGCTGTATATTATTTCTTTATTTTTAAATTTCAGACGGATACGCATGTGCATTTCTTTAAATTCAAAAAAAGAAGCAGGGTAAAAAAATATAAAAGAGACGATGAAGAAGATGAAGATTATTATTTTGATAAAAAATCAAACTTTTTTAATATCGGTTTTTTGATATTTTTATTAGTCTTAATCGGAGTACTTTCGGAAATTTTTGCAAAAGACGGCGTAGGAGTTTTTCAGAATTTCGGCTTAACCGCTGGATTTGTCGGTATTTTGATTGCGTTTGTAACAGTGGCGCCTGAACTTTTTACGGCAATCAGGGCTGCAAAAAACGACGAAATGCAGCGTGTCGTAAACATAGCAATGGGAGCGAGCACTGTCAGTATACTTTTAACTGTTCCTTCTTTGATATTCTTATCATTGATAGTGGGTGTAAATCTTACTCTTGATTTTACCCCGCTTCAGGTTGGAGCTTTAATACTTACGATTATTCTTGTGTGGAAAACTACGGAAGACGGTGAAACCAATTATCTTGAGGGACTTTCTCACTTAATGCTCTTTTTAAGTTACGCCGTAATAGCCATTTTTTATTAAACTATTTCTTTTTTTCCCTTTTTTATAAGTAAAAGTTATCTTTTTATTAAATTTCCTGTTAATTATGATAAAATGAAACGTTAAAAATTATAAAGGAGAAAAAAATGGATAGAAGAAAATTTCTTAAAACTGCAGGGGTAGGGGCTGTAGCGGCGTCTACTTTTACGACGAACCTTTATGCTAGAAGCACTAAAACTCTTAAAATCTGTCTTTCATGGCCGAAGACGCTTCCTATTATGGGAACAAATATGCTCTGGTTTGCTGATAAAGTTAAAGAGCTGAGCG
It contains:
- the bioV gene encoding pimelyl-ACP methyl ester esterase BioV: MKYFNGFCLKDEFKLFSEYIEDNAFTVAGFSYGAQKALTYALKKNARIDKLQLFSPAYFEYSEKIIELNLRAFKNDKRKYIENFLKKAGFFNEKYLDYECGESDLLNLFTFDWEIIKELNNVKIEIFLGEFDKIIALKKAEKFFKNYGDVYIIKKANHFLRS
- a CDS encoding AAA family ATPase encodes the protein MQKSNKNTLIVSVITGIIIALLLFASLKGDGLDIKTLINQIVAVIIVFGFFILLVVLLRKAVPAQQQPPQQVQVQMDTGIEKDFVIKPTTSDVTFEDVAGISEVKEELVEIVDFLKNPDKYKAFGIELPKGVLLVGPPGVGKTLIAKALAGEAGVPFFYQSGSSFVQMYVGVGAKRVRDLFTKAKATAPSIIFIDEIDAIGKSRGNLRNDEREATLNQLLTEMDGFEGSSGVIVIGATNKVELLDEALLRPGRFDRRVYVELPGLNDRVEILKVHLKNKPFKGNLENIAKMTVGFSGAALASLVNEASIYALKQGKHFVEEEDFYAVKDKVLVGKKRLQTYNPKEKEILSYYQACKAVIAEWLSVDFERISLVKDDFKEEDKEIVSKTEMMNKIQVYLAGRVGVEDRFNEKYSNAHLDLKKARELAVKMVKDYAMGESIVSDESEIANILNDALSEVKVLYASNIRMIEAVYHVLLEKEVIHKEDFEKLKNEIF
- a CDS encoding calcium:proton antiporter, giving the protein MEEPTRHIFKEYWDIFVGFSALPLAVVFHLQGLSVIATFFAAIGIGALAVTISEIAEILAERFGEPFGSLILTFSAVLVEILILFMVVLEAKTHPEVVETVKNGIIATVIVDLNALLGIAVFVGGLNFKEQVHNEDTSASYTTILFVAAAMLLVPTTISMHSDQKALYSASLIIAALLAVYYFFIFKFQTDTHVHFFKFKKRSRVKKYKRDDEEDEDYYFDKKSNFFNIGFLIFLLVLIGVLSEIFAKDGVGVFQNFGLTAGFVGILIAFVTVAPELFTAIRAAKNDEMQRVVNIAMGASTVSILLTVPSLIFLSLIVGVNLTLDFTPLQVGALILTIILVWKTTEDGETNYLEGLSHLMLFLSYAVIAIFY